AACGCCAAAAGTCCGCCGACCACCAAAAGAAGCAGTAAAATAACAATGATGATGATGAGAACCAGCCCGTTTCCCTTTTTGCCTTGATTTTCTGAAATTTCTTCAGCCATCTATTCTCCTTAAATTTTTAAATATAATTATATCTTAAATTTTCTTTTTCCCAAAACCATGCATTTTGGAGCCTTGAAATGCTTAATTTTTTGAGGCATTTTATTTTTTAAATTGTTAAATAGCAACCATTATTAGTATACTATTCCTAGCATTTTCTGTGCCAAAGTATATTTAGCTTTTAAAGTAATGGCTAGAAACCGTATGGTAAATAAGCTAAAATCCCGCATACCTTATCTAGGCAATAACCAAGCCCTAAAAAACCACATCGCAAATGCGCTAAGAAATGCGGGCGATCTAAATGTAGTGATTAAAAATATCGACGCTATCCCTAAAGAGAATATGGATAGCCTAACAAAAACAGGGCTTGAAAAATTCAAAAACGAAATAATCCCTGAGGTAAGACAGATCATAAAAGAAACGCAAGGCGAAACAGCCGAGCAAGGAAGTAAGCTAGAGCAAGCCGGAGCAAAGCAAGAAGCCGTAAAGGGCGAAGCTAAAAATCAACAATTTAACAATACAAATGTAGATTATACTTCAGCCGTAAAAAATATCGTCGAAAGAAAGGAATTAGCCTTGAGGCTAGACCCAAAGGCCGATATATTATCTGCCGTTAAGGACTTTTCTAAGCCGATAAAAACGCCGATTTTTACTTCCAAAATTTCAGTCGATAAGATGCTAAACCATTTGGCCGATAAGATTGACGGCGACAGGAGGCTAGAATACATAAATTTAGTTAAACCGACTCTGGAAAAACCGCTGTTTATTACTCAAGAAAGTATAAGCGGCGCGCAAAGATTTAGATTTTTCAAAACTTTTATAGACGAAAAAGATAAGGTTGTAAAATTTTTAAACGTCGTAGAGGATAAAAACGGCGAACTAATCGAAATAACCGCTACGCCTATTAAAAATACAGATTTAAAAAACTTACTGAAAGGTAAAGTGATTTGGGGTGGGGACACACTCTCCGATCTAAGCACCCCACAAACAGCCAAACAAGGATCGGAAGCTGATAAGGCTATTATACCACAAAATTCGGCTAAAAACGAACTGGAAATAAAAACCTATGCTAACCCTCACGTAGGAGCAGGCCTAGCGGGCGGAACTCTAAACGCTAAAGACGAAAACGGGAACTTTGACGCGGAGAAATTCGCTAAAGGTTTTATATACGGGCTTTTTGGCTCAAAGGTAACGGCGGCTACCCTAAAAAAGACGAACCCTAAACTATACGATCAGATAGTAAATGTCGGGAAAGATAAAGCGGGTAAAGAAAAAATATCAAGTTTCGTAAACAAACTAAAGCAAGACGAGCTAGGCAAGCTACTACAAAAGACTATAACGAATAAAGACCTAAGCACGAAAACAAAAATAGAGATAATAGAGGCGGCAAAAGGTAGATACGCTCAGGCAATAAAAAACGAACAAACCAAAAAGGCGATAGAAGCTAGCGCGCAAAAGGGGCGAGATATGACGCCTATCGGCAGAGAGAATCTAAACGCGGAGATAGTAGAATACGTGTGGAACTCAAAGAAAACTATTGCCGTAGATAAGCTAGATGCTAAAAGGGCTAAAGAGTTGAATTTTAAACATCCGCAAGATGTAAGGCGAACCATAGGCGCAGACGCCGTAACTCACGTCATCAATAGGCACGGTAAAGATAGTGATCTAGTAAAAAAGAGCGGGCAAAAACCCGTAACCTTTGAGGATATTGCAAAATGGGAGGAGTATGCCGATAATGCGTCGATAAGCGCGGTTTCAAAGGATAAATCAGGGCAGGAAGTAGTAGTTAGCGGTAGGCAAATAAACGGCTACTACGTAATAGTCGAGGAAATTAAGAAAAAAAGAAATGAGCTTGCGTTTAAAACAATGTTTTTTGAAAAAGGAGATATAAAAAACTACAAAGGCTTCGCGCTGGGGACGGACTAAGTCCGCTCTTACCCGCTCGGGTTACGAGCCCGAAATAAAATTAGACCCCACACATACGCGAAACCCTTAGGGATATTATACCATAAAATTTAAAGGTTTAGAATAAGCTAGATACGGGCAAATAAGGTGAAAAGAGATAAAATAAAAAATCAAAAAGGAGAACGACGCAATGAAACAAAACGTAAAAAATATAAAAGGCATAGAATTTGTTTGTATGTATTGTCAGACATCCATATCGTTTGTGTTTGAAACACATAAGGTTTTTCTAAATGAGTGCCCTAACTGCGGTGCGGAGTGGCTACCTCAAACGCTAAACATAGAGGCGATGAGAAACATTAAACATACTCTAAAAACGCTAAGAGAAGCAAGCGGAGCGGATATTAGCTTGATATGTGACGATATTGAGATAAAATAATACAAAGCAACGAAATTTAACAATCAAATCCCCTTTTTTAAGGGGTACCCCATATTTCCCAAAAAATGCGGTAATTTTTGGGTAATTTTTCCGATTTTCCCCAAATTGTGCAAATTTTGACACTATTTTTCTATAATTTTCCCCAAAACTAGGTAGATTTGACACTGCCACTTACGCGATAATCGCTCTAAACCATACGAAAAGGAGCAATTATGGCAATCACAAGTACGGGCTATCAAGCCCCTGCAACATCCAGACAAGGTTTAAAACCTTCGGTCTACGACAAAATCATTTTAACATACTTGTTCACGGCTGGCAATACCTTGTGTGCTTTTAAATGTTATCTTTTGTTTATTGGTTTATCACTTATACTGTTTTTTAAGAACTTATGTTATATTTATGCCATAAATTTTTTAAAAATAGGAAAGCAATGGTACATAAAACAAATGCCGCGAGGTTTTTAGACGGTAAAAATATCCCCTACGAGCTAGTTGAATACGAAGTGGACGAGAGCGATCTAAGCGCCGTTCACGTAGCTGCCGTTTGTGGCGAGCAAATAGAAAAAATATATAAAACCATCGTCTGCGAATGCGAGCCTAGAGGCTATGTCGTAGCTTGCATACAGGGCGATTTGAGCTTAAATTTAAAGGCTCTGGCTAGACTTAGCGGGCATAAAAAATGCGAGCTTTTAAACTTAAGAGAACTTGAAAAAGTGACTGGCTATATCAGGGGTGGCTGCTCGCCGATAGCGATGAAAAAGGCGTTTGAGACGTTTTTTGACGAGAGGATTTTAAAGCAAGACTACGTCTACGTAAGTGCCGGGGTGTGCGGAAAACAGATCAAAATTGCGCCTCAAAGCTTGGTAGAAGCTGTCAACGCAAAGCTTGGAGATGTCGCCGTTTAGTAAAATTTAACCCAAAAATGCTAAAATACGCCGTCTTAATGTAAAATAAATTTAAAAAGGTAAAATTTATGATAGATGAAATTTTTAGAGAATATGATATACGCGGTATTTACGAGCGTGATTTAAATGAAATCAGCGTCAAAGCGATCGGGTTAAATTTGGGTCGAGAGATGCTACGCCGAGGCGCAAAAAACGTTAGCGTAGGATTTGACGCTAGACTAAGTGCGAATGAGATTTTCGGCTGGCTAGTTAGCGGGCTAAATTTGGCTGGGATCAAAGTCTACGATATCGGCTTGCTACCGACTCCGGTAGGGTATTTTAGCGTGTTTACGGACAAATTTGACGCAAATATAATGATAACCGGTTCTCATAATCCAAAAGAGTACAACGGCTTTAAAATCACGATTTTTAAAGATAGTTATTTCGGCGAGGATTTGCAAAAGCTAAAAATCGCCGTACTGGATGATATCACGGCAAAAACGCAAATACCTGATGATCTGAGGGCTGAAAAATTCGATATCGCGACCCCTTATAAAAATTTTCTTATAGAGCAGTTCGCGCATCTAAAAGCCTTACCGCTTAAAATCGTCATTGACTGCGCAAACGGCGCAGTTGGAGCGGTACTGCCCGAAATTTGCGAGGCGTTAAATTTGGATGCGAAAATTTTATATCCACAGCCCGACGGCAACTTCCCAAACCATCACCCAGATCCAAGTGAGGAGAAAAACTTAACCGATCTAAAATCTGCGCTAAAGGGCGAATTTGACATAGGGTTTGGCTTTGACGGCGACGGCGACCGTATCGCGGTTTTAACCAAAAAACGCAACATAAAAGGCGACGAGCTAGCCTATCTATATAGCCTCGCGATGAAAAATCCGCGAGTTCTCGGCGAGGTCAAATGCTCGCAAAATATGTACGACGAGATCGACGCTCACGGCGGTAAAAGCTTCATGGGCAAGACCGGCCACAGCAACATCAAAAAGGCGATGAAAGAGCTAAATATCGACATGGCGGCCGAAGTGAGCGGGCATATTTTCTTTAAGGAGCGGTATTTTGGCTTTGACGATGCGACATATGCGATGTTTCGCGCGCTAGAGCTGGTCGCAAAGGGCTTTAACCTAGACGGTGAGCTAGATAAACTGCCAAAAGTCTTTAGCACCGACGAGATCAAGGTAAAGACGACTGACGCACAGAAATTTAAGCTTGTGGCAAAGCTAAAAGAGGTTTTGGTTGAAATTTACGAAAATGGCGACGCGCAAAATTTGCTAGCAGGCCTAGGTAAAATAGCCGAAATCATCGACATAGACGGTGTTAGAGTGAGGTTTGAGGATGGTAGCTGGGCGCTAGTACGAGCCTCAAATACGACGCCTGTTATCGTTACGAGATTTGAGACCAAGGATCAAAATTTACTGACGCGGCTTCAAGAAACATTTTTAAATTTGGTCGAAAATTTAAAGCAAAAGGCGTAAAAAATGACAAACGTTATACTTTGCGGAGGTTCGGGCACGAGGCTTTGGCCGTTATCGCGAACATTGATGCCAAAGCAATTCATTAGGCTTTTTAACGAAAAATCGCTCTTTGACCTTACGCTTAGACGCAACGTGTACGCGCAAAAAACGATCATCGTTTGCAACGAGGCGCACTACTTTTTGGCGCTTGACGAATGCGGTAGTAAAAAAATAGATAAATTTATTCTTGAGCCATTTGGTAAAAACACCGCCGCGGCGATTACTTTTGCGGCGCTTTGTTGCGATGAGGACGAAATTTTGCTCGTTACTCCGAGCGATCATTTGATCGAGGAGGAGGCCGAATACAAAAAGGCTCTTTTGATCGCGCAAAGCTATGCAAATCAGGGTTTTTTGGTGACGTTTGGCATAAAACCTAACGAACCAAACACGGGCTACGGCTACATCAAGGCCGATAAAAATGGTGACGTAGAGCGATTTATCGAAAAGCCCAACCTTGAAACCGCGACGAAATTTATAAAAGAGGGCGGATATTATTTTAACAGCGGTATGTTTTGCTTTAAGGCGGGCGTGTTTTTAAGCGAGATGAAAAAATACGCGCCAAGTATCGTAAAAGACGTTACTGCGGCGATAGAGGGCTCGGCGGACGAACCGAATTTGCTAAAAATAAGTCCGAATTTTATGGATAAGATCGAAGATATCAGCATCGACTATGCGCTAATGCAAAAAAGCTTAAATATCAAAATGGTGCCGCTGGATGCGGGCTGGAGCGATATGGGCAGCTTTGATGAGCTGAGTAAAAAGATAAAAAACGAGGGCGAGTCGTTGCAAATTGGCGCGAGCGAAAATTTCATCCTAACTAAAAAACCGACCGCACTAGTAGACGTGCAAAATTTGCTCGTAGTAGACACCAAAGACGCGCTTTTGATCGCTAAAAAAGGTAGCTCGCAAAAGGTAAAAGAGGTTTATAAGCACTTTTCAAATTCATTGCCTGAAATTTGCGAAACGCACACGAGCGTATATCGTCCGTGGGGCAGCTATGAGGTGCTGGGTGAGGGTAGCGGCTACAAGATGAAAAAGATCGTGGTTAAGCCCGGCAAAAGGCTGAGTCTGCAAAAGCACTTTAAGCGAAACGAGCACTGGGTCGTCGTCGAGGGCGAGGCGTTAGTAACGATAGACGGCAACGAAGCACCACTAAAACAAAACGAGTCGATATATATAAAAAGCGGGCAGATTCACCGACTGGAAAATACGGCAAACTCCGATCTCATCGTCATAGAAGTGCAAACGGGCGAGTATCTGGGTGAGGACGATATAGTTCGTATCAGCGACGACTACGATAGAAAGTAGCGGCGGAGCGGATGAAAAAAGCTCTGGTTTGCGACTGGCTAGAAACCTATGCCGGAGCTGAGCGTTGCGTGCAGAGTTTTACGGATATTTGGGATGATTTTGAGATTTTTAGCCTTGTTGATTACCTTAAATTCGACGATAGGCAAAAGATTTTAAAAGGTAAATTTGCTCGAACCAGTTTTATTCAAAATTTACCGTTTGCAAAGAGCAAATTTAGGAGCTATCTGCCGCTTTTTCCGCTAGCGATAGAGCAGTTTGATCTGAGCAAATTTGACGTCGTGCTGTCTAGTTCGCACGCCGTAGCAAAGGGCGCTTTGACGCATTCAAACCAGCTTCATATAAGCTACATACACACTCCGATGCGCTACGCTTGGGATATGTATTTTGACTATTTGCGTCAAAACGAACTAGAACGCGGACTAAAAGCGGCGCTAGCTAGATATTTTTTACATAAAATCCGCTTGTGGGATATCGCTGCGGCAAACAGAGCCGACGTTTACGTCGCAAATTCAAATTTTATTGCGCGCCGCATACGTAAAATTTACGGCAAAGACGCCGCCGTGATCTACCCGCCCGTAGATACCGCAAATTTTAAATTAAACGAAAATAAAGAGGACTTTTACGTCACGGTTTCAAGGATGGTGCCTTATAAAAAGATCGATTTAATCGTGCGCGCCTTTAACGAAAGCGGCAAAAAGCTAGTCGTCGTGGGTGACGGCGAGCAGATGAATGAAATCAAAAATATCGCTAAAAGCAATGTCGAAATTTTAGGCTTCAGGGGTGCGCACGAGACTGCGGAGTTGATGGGTAGAGCAAAAGCCTTCGTCTTTGCTGCCGTGGAGGATTTTGGTATAGCGCCCGTGGAAGCTCAGGCCTGCGGTACGCCAGTCATCTGTCTGGGTAAGGGCGGCGCGAAAGAGAGCGTGATGGACGGCGTCACGGGCGTTTATTTTAGCGAGCAAAGCGAAGATAGCCTAAACGAAGCGGTTGTAAAATTTAAAAAAATAAGAGATAAATTTGATCCGCAAGCGATCAGGCAAAATGCGCTAAAATTTTCAAAAGAGCGCTTTGAGCGAGAGATAAAGGGGCTCGTGGAGAGTAGTTACGAAAGATTTTTGGAGGGTGAGCTATGAGTCTGCGCTCTAAAATTTTGCTAAAAGCCGCGATCGATTACGTCGTCGTTGTCGCTACTGCGCCGATTTGGCTTGCGGTCGTCGCTGTTATAGCAGCGGTCATAAAGATAAACGAGCCCGGCGAGAGCATTTTTTTCAAACAAAAACGAATAGGGCGTTTTGGCAAGCCGTTTAGCTGCTATAAATTTAGATCGATGCATAAAAATTGGCGTAAAATTTTAGACGATTATCTCGAGCAAAATCCCGCAGAGGTCGAGCATTTTGCAAAATTTCATAAATACGAATTTGACCCGCGCATAACAAAAGTCGGTGGATTTATCAGGTGTACTTCGCTTGATGAGCTGCCGCAGCTTTTTAACGTCCTTAGGCTTGAGATGAGTTTGGTCGGACCTCGTCCGTATATGTTTTACGAAAAAAAACAAATCGGTAAAAATTTAGGCAAGATAACAAGGGTCAGGCCGGGGCTTACGGGGCTTTGGCAGGTGAGCGGCAGGAATGAAATCTCCTTTGACGAGCGTGTGAAAATGGAGTGTGCATACGTCGATAATCTTTCGATTTTTAGGGATTTTTTGATACTTTTTCGTACGATTTTCGTGGTTTTAAAATAAATTTTACTCGTAGTATTTTTCGTACCTTTTGGTTGATTTTAAGCTTGCTTTCTAAATCTTATTTTGTTTATCTTTTGTTCAATAAGATAGAAATTTATAAATCCAAATATAATCGAAGCAGTCGTTACAAAAGCTAAATTTACATTTCCTAGTAAAAACTCGCTGAGCCAAATAAAAAGAAAATGGGTGATAAAGATCGCGTATGAAAGCGAGCCTGCGATATCGTTAAATTTGAGCTTAAATTTAAACTTCTCATGCGCTAGAACGATGGCTGCGCCAATCAAGTATCCAAGCATCGTCTCTGCGCCAAAAGCGCTAAAATTGTGCGAGTAAAAAAGATAGCCCGCCAGCGCCGCTACCGCTGCGTAAAAAACGGTGAGCTTGCCAAGCTCTTTTTGATATATCAAAAATCCCGTGTAAAACATAAAAAATACGCCGCAAACAAGCCTATATCCGTAAATGTCGGCATTTATAAAGCCCAAATTCGCCGCTGCGTAAACTCCTAGCGAACCAAGGGCTAGAGCGTAGCCTAGCCATCTAAATTTGATCGCAAGTACGAGCAGGGCATATGCCTGAAGCTCGGCTCCTAGCGACCAAGCCGGCGGTATGAGGAAATTTAGCCCCACGGGCGCATCTATGACGGAAATGTCAAGCCAAAAAAAGTAGTTTAGAGGCACGATAAGCGCATTTAGAAGCAAGTTTTTTGCATTAAAATGCGGCTGCAGATACGACGTCGCGCAAAAAAATAGCACCGTGAGTACAAACGCAAAGAAAAATGCGGGATAAATGCGCAAAAATCTATCTTTTATAAAGTAGCTTATTTGAGTGTTTTGCGGCGCGATTTTGATAAAAACCTTTGATGTGACGAGTCCTGCCAGGATATAAAATATCACGACGGCGAAGACGCCGATGTTTTTGCCCGCTAGCCCGATGCCAGCGTGCGAGAGTAATACGAAATACGCTAAAATAAATCTAATATAACCAAACATTTTGTTCCTAATTTTTGCTTTTTACGGCATTTTTGGCTGCAACTAACCTGATTTTGCGGTGCGATTTATTTTTTAGTAAATTTCGCCACCTTGCTCTTTTGGAGCGCGACCGTTGCAACCTACCAAAAATGACGCCTTTTGCCGAGCTTTTTATGCAAAGGCGATTGTTGCCTTTTTTTGGCCGGATAGCTATGTAAAATTTGCCGCCCGTATTTATATTTTGCCCAAGTATGCATAAAATTTAAACGTCTCAAGTTTTGCCGTTTTTGCGTTTACTTTGGTTTTGATTTTACCGTAAATTTAAGCGTTTTGGGCTTTTGTGCCGGATTTAAATTTTGAAGCAATTTAAAGTAGCGGTAAATTTAAAAATCTCGGTTTTCGCCAAATTTAACGCTAGAGCCTAAAATTTTGCAAACCAAGTCCAAAATTTCTAAATTTACCTCTGGCGCGTATTCGTCGATGACTTTAAAACTTCTTGCCTAACGTCTAAGCCGCTATCTGCGTGAGTTTTTGCGTATGTTTCGCTAGCGATTTTAGCTAGCGTAAAAGTATCTATATCTTTTTGCCTCATCGCTGTTTTTAACGTTTTTGAGAGTTTCCATTTTAGATTTTCCATATTTTTCCTTCGGCATTTTTGCGGTACGGGTTTTGGCGCGCAAAATTTACATCCACTCCAAAACCTGCGTGATATCGCCGGCGACGAAACATTTTAGCCCCTGCGCGTCAAGCGGCTTGCTTGGAACGATCGCATTTTTAAATTTTTGTGTTTTGGCCTCTTTTAGGCGCTGATCGAGGTTAAATATCTCGCGAATCTCGCCGTTTAGGCTAAGTTCGCCCATAAATACGCTCTCTTTGCTGATCGGACGGTTTTTAAAGCTAGAGATGATCGCTGCTACCACGGCTAGATCGGCCGCCGTTTCGCTGATCTTGACGCCGCCGCTCACGTTTATAAAAACATCGTAGTGCCCCAG
This window of the Campylobacter showae CSUNSWCD genome carries:
- a CDS encoding PBECR2 nuclease fold domain-containing protein; this encodes MVNKLKSRIPYLGNNQALKNHIANALRNAGDLNVVIKNIDAIPKENMDSLTKTGLEKFKNEIIPEVRQIIKETQGETAEQGSKLEQAGAKQEAVKGEAKNQQFNNTNVDYTSAVKNIVERKELALRLDPKADILSAVKDFSKPIKTPIFTSKISVDKMLNHLADKIDGDRRLEYINLVKPTLEKPLFITQESISGAQRFRFFKTFIDEKDKVVKFLNVVEDKNGELIEITATPIKNTDLKNLLKGKVIWGGDTLSDLSTPQTAKQGSEADKAIIPQNSAKNELEIKTYANPHVGAGLAGGTLNAKDENGNFDAEKFAKGFIYGLFGSKVTAATLKKTNPKLYDQIVNVGKDKAGKEKISSFVNKLKQDELGKLLQKTITNKDLSTKTKIEIIEAAKGRYAQAIKNEQTKKAIEASAQKGRDMTPIGRENLNAEIVEYVWNSKKTIAVDKLDAKRAKELNFKHPQDVRRTIGADAVTHVINRHGKDSDLVKKSGQKPVTFEDIAKWEEYADNASISAVSKDKSGQEVVVSGRQINGYYVIVEEIKKKRNELAFKTMFFEKGDIKNYKGFALGTD
- the ybaK gene encoding Cys-tRNA(Pro) deacylase, translating into MVHKTNAARFLDGKNIPYELVEYEVDESDLSAVHVAAVCGEQIEKIYKTIVCECEPRGYVVACIQGDLSLNLKALARLSGHKKCELLNLRELEKVTGYIRGGCSPIAMKKAFETFFDERILKQDYVYVSAGVCGKQIKIAPQSLVEAVNAKLGDVAV
- a CDS encoding phosphomannomutase/phosphoglucomutase, with protein sequence MIDEIFREYDIRGIYERDLNEISVKAIGLNLGREMLRRGAKNVSVGFDARLSANEIFGWLVSGLNLAGIKVYDIGLLPTPVGYFSVFTDKFDANIMITGSHNPKEYNGFKITIFKDSYFGEDLQKLKIAVLDDITAKTQIPDDLRAEKFDIATPYKNFLIEQFAHLKALPLKIVIDCANGAVGAVLPEICEALNLDAKILYPQPDGNFPNHHPDPSEEKNLTDLKSALKGEFDIGFGFDGDGDRIAVLTKKRNIKGDELAYLYSLAMKNPRVLGEVKCSQNMYDEIDAHGGKSFMGKTGHSNIKKAMKELNIDMAAEVSGHIFFKERYFGFDDATYAMFRALELVAKGFNLDGELDKLPKVFSTDEIKVKTTDAQKFKLVAKLKEVLVEIYENGDAQNLLAGLGKIAEIIDIDGVRVRFEDGSWALVRASNTTPVIVTRFETKDQNLLTRLQETFLNLVENLKQKA
- a CDS encoding mannose-1-phosphate guanylyltransferase/mannose-6-phosphate isomerase: MTNVILCGGSGTRLWPLSRTLMPKQFIRLFNEKSLFDLTLRRNVYAQKTIIVCNEAHYFLALDECGSKKIDKFILEPFGKNTAAAITFAALCCDEDEILLVTPSDHLIEEEAEYKKALLIAQSYANQGFLVTFGIKPNEPNTGYGYIKADKNGDVERFIEKPNLETATKFIKEGGYYFNSGMFCFKAGVFLSEMKKYAPSIVKDVTAAIEGSADEPNLLKISPNFMDKIEDISIDYALMQKSLNIKMVPLDAGWSDMGSFDELSKKIKNEGESLQIGASENFILTKKPTALVDVQNLLVVDTKDALLIAKKGSSQKVKEVYKHFSNSLPEICETHTSVYRPWGSYEVLGEGSGYKMKKIVVKPGKRLSLQKHFKRNEHWVVVEGEALVTIDGNEAPLKQNESIYIKSGQIHRLENTANSDLIVIEVQTGEYLGEDDIVRISDDYDRK
- a CDS encoding glycosyltransferase family 4 protein; translation: MKKALVCDWLETYAGAERCVQSFTDIWDDFEIFSLVDYLKFDDRQKILKGKFARTSFIQNLPFAKSKFRSYLPLFPLAIEQFDLSKFDVVLSSSHAVAKGALTHSNQLHISYIHTPMRYAWDMYFDYLRQNELERGLKAALARYFLHKIRLWDIAAANRADVYVANSNFIARRIRKIYGKDAAVIYPPVDTANFKLNENKEDFYVTVSRMVPYKKIDLIVRAFNESGKKLVVVGDGEQMNEIKNIAKSNVEILGFRGAHETAELMGRAKAFVFAAVEDFGIAPVEAQACGTPVICLGKGGAKESVMDGVTGVYFSEQSEDSLNEAVVKFKKIRDKFDPQAIRQNALKFSKERFEREIKGLVESSYERFLEGEL
- a CDS encoding sugar transferase; this translates as MSLRSKILLKAAIDYVVVVATAPIWLAVVAVIAAVIKINEPGESIFFKQKRIGRFGKPFSCYKFRSMHKNWRKILDDYLEQNPAEVEHFAKFHKYEFDPRITKVGGFIRCTSLDELPQLFNVLRLEMSLVGPRPYMFYEKKQIGKNLGKITRVRPGLTGLWQVSGRNEISFDERVKMECAYVDNLSIFRDFLILFRTIFVVLK
- a CDS encoding acyltransferase family protein — protein: MFGYIRFILAYFVLLSHAGIGLAGKNIGVFAVVIFYILAGLVTSKVFIKIAPQNTQISYFIKDRFLRIYPAFFFAFVLTVLFFCATSYLQPHFNAKNLLLNALIVPLNYFFWLDISVIDAPVGLNFLIPPAWSLGAELQAYALLVLAIKFRWLGYALALGSLGVYAAANLGFINADIYGYRLVCGVFFMFYTGFLIYQKELGKLTVFYAAVAALAGYLFYSHNFSAFGAETMLGYLIGAAIVLAHEKFKFKLKFNDIAGSLSYAIFITHFLFIWLSEFLLGNVNLAFVTTASIIFGFINFYLIEQKINKIRFRKQA